The DNA window CTATTTTTTCTCACCCTAGCCATTTTACAGTGTTATTAAATGAAGCTGTTGAAGGATTAGCAGTAAAACAAGATGGAATTTATATTGATGGTACCTTTGGGCGAGGTGGGCATTCCCGATTAATTCTTTCAAAACTAGGGGATCAGGGAAAATTACTTGGTTTAGATCGTGATCCTAGAGCGATTGAAGAAGCCAAAACAATTCAAGATCCTAGATTCCAAATTCATCATCGCAATTTTTCTTCACTTTCTCAACTATGCGAACAAGAAGGCTTATTCGGTAAAATTGATGGTATTTTACTTGATTTAGGCGTTTCTTCACCGCAATTAGATGAAGCAGATCGAGGTTTTAGCTTTATGAAAGATGGACCTTTAGATATGCGAATGGATACAACACAAGGATTATCGGCAAGTGAATGGTTAGCACGAGTGAGTGTTGAGGATCTAACTTGGGTGTTGAAAACCTTTGGTGAGGAGAAATTTGCGAAACGTATTGCAACAGCGATTGTAGAATATAATAAAAATGCCGTTAAAAAAGGTGAAGCCGTTTTAACTCGCACTTTACAATTAGCTGAATTGGTTGCACAAGCTGTACCTTTTAAGGATAAGCATAAACACCCAGCCACTCGTACTTTTCAAGCTATTCGGATTTTTATTAATAGTGAATTAGAAGAATTAGAGCAAGTTTTAAATAGTATTGTTCCTCTCCTCGCTCCCAATGGACGTTTAGCCATTATTAGTTTCCATTCTTTAGAAGATCGAATGGTTAAGCATTTTATGCGTAAACAAAGTAAAGGCGATGAGATTCCTAAAGGTTTGCCGTTAAGAGAAGATCAGATTGAACGTCATCAAACGTTAAAAATAGTGGGAAAAGCGATTAAGCCATCTGCATTGGAAATTGAAAAAAATGCACGTTCACGTAGTGCTGTTTTACGGATCGCAGAGAGGCTAGCATAATGTTTAAAAAAAATGAACGTTATCCGTTATATCAGGTAATTTTATCAGACTTATATACTTCAAATAAATTATTGATTTTTTTAGTG is part of the Mergibacter septicus genome and encodes:
- the rsmH gene encoding 16S rRNA (cytosine(1402)-N(4))-methyltransferase RsmH, coding for MVDQAIFSHPSHFTVLLNEAVEGLAVKQDGIYIDGTFGRGGHSRLILSKLGDQGKLLGLDRDPRAIEEAKTIQDPRFQIHHRNFSSLSQLCEQEGLFGKIDGILLDLGVSSPQLDEADRGFSFMKDGPLDMRMDTTQGLSASEWLARVSVEDLTWVLKTFGEEKFAKRIATAIVEYNKNAVKKGEAVLTRTLQLAELVAQAVPFKDKHKHPATRTFQAIRIFINSELEELEQVLNSIVPLLAPNGRLAIISFHSLEDRMVKHFMRKQSKGDEIPKGLPLREDQIERHQTLKIVGKAIKPSALEIEKNARSRSAVLRIAERLA